Part of the Arcobacter sp. LA11 genome, TTTTACTTGTTCTCTTAAAACATTAATTATTGAATCAACACTTTCTTGTGTATACTCTTCATCTTCTAATTTATCAACTTGTGCAAAAATAGGTTTTTCAGCATCAAAGCTTTCTATTCTACCTTTTGCTAAACCTTGAAAAAGTACTTTTATTTTACCATCTGGTAAAGATACTTTTCTCATGATATTTCCTATAACTCCAACGTTATAAAAACTATCAGTTTCTCTTTTTCCTTCAAATCCTACTTTACTAACGCTTACTATAACTAATTTATTTTCTTCAATTGCGTGTTCAACTGCTTTTATATTCTCTTCATTACTTAAAAAAAGTGGTGCAATCATAAAAGGATATAAAAATACATCATCCTCGATTACTAATGGTATTTCTTGAGGAAAAGAATCATAATTCTCTAATTCCATAAATATTAACTCCTAAAAATATATTTTATTTTTTAAAAAAATAGGCCTTTTTCAAATGGACGTCTGTAAAAAGGAACCTCAACAGGTTCTATTTCATCGGGTTTAACCCATGATTCTTTTACTTTATCATCGTAAAACTTAGAGGCTTTTGGCTTATCTAATCTATTATACAAGTCAGCAATTTCTTTATCTAAAGAAGCTTTTGCCATAAAAAGTCTAGCACTCATTGTATTTACTAAAGGCATGTAAGGCGATCTTGAAAAAGTACTTTTAAATTCTTCAATTTCTTGAATAGTATCTTCAATAAGTTGTTGATCTCTTAACTCATTTGAAAACCCTAAGAAGTTAGCTTTAATTTTTAAATATCTTACATAATCAATATTCTTACTTAAAGCAAATCTTTTA contains:
- a CDS encoding outer membrane protein assembly factor BamD, with the translated sequence MFNILKFRNLILIIGLGLFLTACSQKSERSQEYDKPALYWYNKMISEISTGYLDDADDTYTSLESEHRNSPLVPTALLVLANGHMDEEEYELANFYLDEYVKRFALSKNIDYVRYLKIKANFLGFSNELRDQQLIEDTIQEIEEFKSTFSRSPYMPLVNTMSARLFMAKASLDKEIADLYNRLDKPKASKFYDDKVKESWVKPDEIEPVEVPFYRRPFEKGLFF